Proteins co-encoded in one Arachis hypogaea cultivar Tifrunner chromosome 13, arahy.Tifrunner.gnm2.J5K5, whole genome shotgun sequence genomic window:
- the LOC112792728 gene encoding WAT1-related protein At3g30340: MKTSEEWKPFMVMIAIDFSSTIVNILLKKVLEEGMDHLVFITYRLSISTIFLVPISYFWERNGRPRLTFRILCYLFFSAIVGASVTQYFFLLGIQYTSATFACAFVNMVPVITFIMALPFGLETLNIKCNSGKAKILGTLVCVGGALLLTLYKGKPLFDVSHYESAAASTGMRSAMKQRSSPPTRIIEKWTIGVIALILGTLFWSSWFILQSTIGKLYPCRYSSTAIMTLFGAIQSAILALSTGRDLSMWIPNGRIQILTVLYSGMVGSGLCYVGMSWCVKKRGPVFTAAFSPLVQIMSAMIDIPVLHEQLHLGSVLGSMLVMVGLYILLWGKSKDNQNGVTNLVEEGGNKEQVPPPQTTQHVAITCDTRSN, translated from the exons ATGAAGACTTCTGAGGAATGGAAACCTTTTATGGTAATGATAGCAATTGATTTTTCTTCCACCATAGTGAACATTCTTCTAAAGAAAGTTCTTGAGGAAGGGATGGACCATTTGGTGTTTATCACATACCGTTTGTCAATTTCAACCATTTTCCTAGTCCCTATCAGCTACTTTTGGGAAAG AAACGGAAGACCAAGGCTCACATTTAGAATTTTGTGTTACCTTTTCTTCAGTGCCATTGTTGG GGCATCAGTCACACagtacttcttccttcttgggATCCAATACACCTCTGCTACCTTTGCTTGTGCCTTTGTCAATATGGTACCTGTGATCACATTCATTATGGCATTGCCATTTGG ATTAGAGACTCTGAACATCAAATGTAACAGTGGGAAAGCCAAGATTCTTGGTACACTGGTGTGTGTAGGAGGGGCATTGTTGTTGACACTTTATAAAGGAAAGCCCTTGTTTGATGTTTCTCACTATGAGTCTGCAGCAGCATCAACAGGCATGAGATCTGCAATGAAGCAACGTTCTTCTCCACCTACTAGAATCATTGAGAAATGGACCATTGGTGTAATAGCTTTGATTCTGGGAACACTGTTTTGGTCTTCATGGTTTATCTTGCAATCAACTATAGGGAAGCTTTATCCATGCCGGTATTCTAGCACAGCCATCATGACTTTGTTTGGAGCCATTCAATCAGCCATCCTTGCTTTGTCCACTGGCAGAGACTTGTCCATGTGGATCCCCAATGGCAGGATACAAATACTCACTGTTCTCTATTCT GGCATGGTTGGGTCAGGGTTGTGCTATGTGGGGATGTCATGGTGTGTTAAAAAGAGGGGTCCTGTGTTTACTGCAGCATTTAGCCCTCTTGTTCAGATAATGTCAGCCATGATTGATATCCCAGTCTTGCATGAGCAGCTCCATCTTGGAAG TGTGTTGGGATCCATGCTGGTAATGGTGGGATTGTATATTCTTCTGTGGGGTAAGAGCAAGGATAATCAGAATGGTGTGACAAATTTAGTAGAAGAAGGTGGAAACAAGGAACAAGTCCCTCCCCCACAAACAACACAACATGTTGCTATAACCTGCGATACACGCTCCAACTGA